From Plectropomus leopardus isolate mb chromosome 17, YSFRI_Pleo_2.0, whole genome shotgun sequence, a single genomic window includes:
- the camsap3 gene encoding calmodulin-regulated spectrin-associated protein 3 isoform X3, with amino-acid sequence MVDSPNTRKTFVVPDIKPLDLYDCTKAKICASVGWLLAKSYGSAEHVPAELRDPFYCDQYEQEHLKPPVTRLLQSSELYCRAYSLLLGGAGVDAQPKDNAALLQLLNQRGIVSKDQDTPVTDADLRHKPIKMSAHLAVIDALMAVGAMETVTAVKTCGSADLLGGASSWQDAVLHWVNELNQKLRERTEGAQNDTSQAITEPQPVQPSCPTRWYWKLVPLRYRKDKIQSRQKPIFPVVNEVKDLSSGCAVAAVIHYYCPGLLRLEDVCMKESMSVADSLYNLQFIHEFCDSCLKSCCNLALEDMLYTPQELQLNLLSFLAELLNWFEVRRPEFVQPIDTLDGSTPVTPSSLSGSSTSPSIFKKPFLPISSPASEGVGKTWSKKPLSRPLSAVSFSIPFGLDSDVDIVMGNPVITRSVSSDQLNPAGQNMTRVPYTPPEDLSHLLSKPPGPNGPQRASWATQTPSIPRLAEENGIAASEAGELPTIEEALQIIHNESKMEPRLHPDGAPDGFYLHSPDDPASSRHNNLAPISCSAPTRSGMMYRPTGESREPTRIRNTSECSRDDDSVLRDGSVDSDASEDLPKAQSTPTTPAAGANSVRGKEVPDSGVKMTSFAERKKKIMDSPKASDPSSSSPPQMTTWAQKSEESPGKSPQLNNEMSELGTRLEEKRRAIEAQKKRIEAIFAKHRQRLGKSAFLQLKKEQREDEGEGGDGQVSTSSTEEELSRLTLEERLARMEEEEQQDQDEQHPLVEDKGNFKGGLPLNKQVSHSKEKAGAPGEKGLGTPGEKTVAPLGDYNNAVSKLTAALSSLQSDMQRLTEQQNQLIHKKAAGSNNKSWVIPASPKTSTPAPPARLSRESTRDLNSASSSPSPSRKITNYTTPPKSPKVHRRAQSVPPKSPKHHQHSRPMDVKVPTLSRVITAPQSVDRIPHLRRVNPWQSHDQTLSSFSIGDSDSLDELRSSGPTPVPTQILTPVPTPTPTPRPAADDALSEVGSNDDHSIFSMDLEAGPLQGPLGKREVLENRGCSSGAPSECSFESDVPAAVLNGKRSSLIEISLSALRGDGEEDDQVPDALSDSMSDRTEPETKGGVGFFFKDDKERTEDEMAQRRAALLEKQQKRAEEMKRRKLEQEKEKESNKPQWMIIEGWGNKSEDRPQTPGTPPASRTPPVEGTPQRRGDFTRQEYERRQQLKIMEDLDKVLRQKPTTVRGVKKQRPKTVFRDDSVLSNSPAKGFMGTRLNKVYSHSTMNLSSVANDSGGLTVRKSPSRSHSPSRLMSPGRAQNREKDWENGSTISSPASIPEYTGPKLYKEPSFKSNKFIIHNAITRCCLAGKVNEPQKNKIVEEMEASTANHFLILFRDTSCQFRAVYTMNPETEEMVRLTGIGPRIITPEMVESIYKYSSDRKQFTVIPSKTMSMSVDAFTIPGHFWQKRPGTPKKLGTPK; translated from the exons AGTGCTCACCTGGCAGTGATAGATGCCCTGATGGCAGTGGGAGCCATGGAGACAGTGACTGCGGTGAAGACATGTGGCTCTGCCGATCTGCTGGGCGGAGCCTCCAGCTGGCAGGATGCTGTGCTTCATTGGGTTAACGAG TTGAACCAGAAGTTACGGGAACGTACTGAAGGAGCCCAGAATGACACGTCTCAGGCCATAACAGAACCTCAACCTGTTCAACCCTCT TGTCCTACTCGCTGGTACTGGAAACTTGTTCCT CTCCGCTACAGGAAGGATAAAATACAGTCCAGACAAAAGCCCATATTTCCAGTGGTAAATGAAGTCAAAGATCTGTCCagtggttgtgctgttgctgcagtCATACATTATTATTGCCCTGGCCTGCTAAGACTTGAAG ATGTTTGTATGAAGGAGTCCATGTCTGTAGCGGACAGCCTTTACAACCTGCAGTTCATCCATGAATTCTGTGACAGCTGTCTGAAGAGCTGCTGTAACTTGGCACTGGAGGATATGCTGTACACACCACAGGAGCTTCAG CTCAACTTGCTGAGCTTCCTAGCAGAACTGCTGAACTGGTTTGAAGTAAGAAGGCCAGAATTTGTTCAGCCAATAGACACACTGG ATGGATCCACACCCGTAACACCAAGTAGCTTGAGTGGTAGCAG TACCTCACCTTCCATCTTCAAGAAGCCTTTCCTCCCCATCTCCTCTCCTGCGTCAG AAGGAGTTGGAAAGACATGGAGCAAGAAACCTCTCAG ccGCCCCTTGTCAGCTGTTTCCTTCAGCATTCCTTTTGGCTTGGACAGTGACGTAGACATTGTGATGGGCAACCCTGTGATAACCCGCTCCGTGAGCTCAGACCAACTCAACCCAGCAGGCCAAAACATGACGCGGGTGCCCTACACCCCTCCTGAAGACCTCAGCCATTTGCTGAGCAAACCCCCTGGCCCTAACGGTCCACAGAGAGCTTCTTGGGCCACTCAGACTCCAAGTATTCCAAGGTTGGCAGAGGAAAACGGCATTGCAGCAAGTGAAGCAGGGGAGCTGCCTACCATTGAAGAGGCTCTCCAAATTATCCACAACGAGAGCAAGATGGAGCCCCGTTTACACCCTGACGGTGCTCCTGATGGCTTCTACCTCCACTCCCCAGATGACCCTGCTAGCTCTAGACATAACAACCTAGCACCCATCAGCTGCTCTGCCCCTACACGCTCAGGAATGATGTACCGCCCCACGGGAGAGTCCAGGGAGCCCACTCGCATCAGAAACACCTCCGAATGTTCACGAGATGATGACTCGGTCTTGAGAGACGGCAGTGTGGACTCAGATGCGTCAGAGGACCTGCCTAAGGCCCAGTCCACTCCAACCACACCAGCTGCTGGTGCAAACTCTGTTAGAGGCAAAGAGGTGCCTGATAGTGGTGTGAAGATGACCAGCTTTGCAGAACGCAAAAAGAAGATTATGGATTCTCCCAAAGCCAGCGAcccgtcttcttcttctcctcctcagaTGACCACATGGGCACAAAAGTCTGAAGAAAGCCCCGGCAAGAGCCCACAACTCAATAATGAAATGTCTGAGCTGGGAACTCGGCTTGAAGAAAAGCGCAGGGCTATTGAAGCCCAGAAGAAACGCATtgaggccatttttgcaaagcaCCGGCAAAGATTAGGGAAGAGTGCCTTTCTGCAGTTAAAAAAGGAGCAGCGTGAGGATGAGGGGGAAGGAGGGGATGGCCAGGTCAGCACCTCATCCACTGAAGAAGAACTCTCTCGCTTGACGCTGGAAGAAAGACTAGCTCGAATGgaagaggaagagcagcagGACCAGGATGAACAGCACCCCTTAGTGGAGGATAAGGGTAACTTCAAAGGAGGACTTCCGCTCAACAAACAGGTCAGTCACTCCAAAGAAAAGGCAGGCGCTCCAGGAGAGAAGGGTTTGGGGACTCCCGGCGAGAAAACAGTAGCTCCACTAGGGGACTACAACAATGCTGTGTCCAAGCTGACTGCAGCTCTTAGCTCTCTGCAAAGTGACATGCAGCGGCTGACCGAGCAACAGAACCAGCTGATCCATAAGAAAGCTGCAGGTTCCAACAACAAATCCTGGGTTATTCCAGCAAGCCCTAAAACCTCCACCCCAGCTCCCCCTGCACGCCTGTCGCGGGAATCCACCAGAGATTTAAAttcagcctcctcctctccttctccatcCCGCAAAATCACAAACTACACCACTCCTCCTAAATCTCCCAAAGTCCATCGCAGAGCCCAGTCTGTGCCCCCTAAAAGCCCCAAACACCACCAGCACAGTCGTCCCATGGACGTCAAGGTCCCAACCCTGTCGAGGGTTATCACCGCACCTCAAAGTGTGGACCGCATCCCCCACCTTCGTCGTGTAAATCCCTGGCAATCCCACGACCAGACTTTGTCCTCATTCTCCATCGGTGACTCTGACAGCCTAGATGAGCTGCGCTCATCTGGACCAACTCCTGTCCCCACACAGATACTGACCCCTGTACCAACTCCCACCCCAACTCCCCGTCCTGCCGCAGATGACGCACTGTCGGAGGTCGGCTCCAATGATGATCACAGTATATTTAGCATGGACCTTGAGGCCGGACCATTGCAGGGTCCTTTGGGTAAGAGGGAAGTGCTTGAAAACAGAGGCTGCAGCTCTGGTGCTCCATCAGAGTGCTCCTTTGAGAGTGACGTCCCTGCAGCAGTGCTGAATGGCAAACGCAGTAGCCTGATAGAGATCTCGCTGTCTGCTCTACGAGGAGACGGGGAGGAGGACGACCAAGTACCTGACGCTCTCTCGGACTCAATGAGTGACCGGACAGAGCCAGAGACGAAAGGAGGGGTCGGCTTCTTTTTCAAG GATGATAAGGAGCGAACGGAGGATGAGATGGCCCAGCGAAGAGCAGCTCTGTTGGAGAAACAGCAGAAGAGAGCAGAAGAGATGAAAAGACGCAAACTGgagcaggaaaaagaaaaagaatcaaa CAAGCCTCAGTGGATGATCATTGAGGGCTGGGGGAATAAGAGCGAGGACAGACCCCAGACCCCGGGCACCCCTCCAGCATCACGCACCCCACCGGTAGAGGGGACTCCCCAGCGTAGAGGAGACTTCACTCGGCAGGAGTATGAGAGGAGACAGCAGCTAAAGATCATGGAAGACTTGGACAAGGTGCTGAGGCAGAAACCCACCACAGTTCGCGGTGTCAAGAAGCAGAGACCCAAGACTGTGTTCAGAGATGACTCCGTCCTCTCTAATAGCCCTGCCAAGGGTTTCATGG GCACCAGGCTGAACAAGGTGTACTCCCACTCAACGATGAACCTGTCCTCCGTGGCTAATGATTCTGGAGGCTTGACTGTCAGGAAATCCCCCAG CCGTTCACACTCTCCATCCCGGCTAATGTCACCAGGACGTGctcaaaacagagagaaagactggGAGAATGGCTCAACTATTTCCTCTCCCGCCTCAATCCCAGAATACACGG GACCAAAGCTGTACAAGGAGCCTAGCTTTAAGTCCAACAAGTTCATCATTCATAATGCTATCACCCGCTGCTGCCTGGCTGGGAAGGTCAATGaaccacagaaaaacaagattGTAGAG gAAATGGAGGCGAGCACGGCCAACCACTTCCTCATCCTCTTCAGAGATACCAGCTGCCAGTTCAGAGCAGTTTACACCATGAACCCTGAAACCGAGGAGATGGTACGGCTCACTGGCATCGGCCCCCGGATCATCACACCTGAGATGGTTGAGTCCATTTACAAGTACAGCTCTGACCGCAAGCAGTTCACTGTCATCCCGTCCAAAACTATGTCAATGAGTGTTGACGCCTTCACCATCCCAGGTCACTTTTGGCAAAAGCGCCCAGGAACTCCCAAGAAGCTTGGCACCCCCAAATAA